From Apium graveolens cultivar Ventura chromosome 9, ASM990537v1, whole genome shotgun sequence, the proteins below share one genomic window:
- the LOC141684211 gene encoding molybdopterin biosynthesis protein CNX1, with protein sequence MISPEEALQKILNVAQRLPPVNVPIHDALDKVLAEDIRAPDPLPPYRASIKDGYAVVASDGPGEYPIITESRAGNDGIGVTVSPGTVAYVTTGGPIPDGADAVVQVEDTEIIRSDSVGLSRVRILVKTSQGVDIRPVGCDIEKDTVVLKSGERLGVAEIGLLATVGVVEVKVYPTPIIAVLSTGDELVDPTTRCLGRGQIRDSNRAMMLAAAAQHQCKVVDLGIAPDDEEETKKILNRAFSSGIHIIITSGGVSMGDRDYIKPLLEKRGKVHFDKVRMKPGKPFTFAEIVAEPGDSTKVDKILAFGLPGNPVSCLVCFHLFVVPSIRHVAGWENPYPLRVLARLKHSIKTDAGRPEFHRAIVKWEAVDGLGNQGFVAESTGHQMSSRLLSMKSANALLEMPASGGLVSAGTSVTAVVISSLSDFAGSMRSSPVSSHAPRPDGSLVTVNASQHSEFTVAVLTVSDTVASGSGPDRSGPRAVSVVNSSSEKLGGAKVVATAVVSDDIPKIKDILQKWSDVDNIDLIITLGGTGFTSRDVTPEATKDIIEKETPGLLHVMMQESLKVTPFAMLSRSAAGIRGSTLIINMPGNPNAVAECMEALLPALKHALKQIKGDKREKHPRHIPHAQAVPTDTWEQSYKSASTTDKAAGCSCSH encoded by the exons GATGGCTATGCAGTAGTTGCCTCTGATGGGCCTGGGGAATATCCTATAATTACTGAATCGAGGGCAGGAAATGATGGAATTGGCGTGACAGTGTCTCCTGGAACTGTAGCTTATGTCACGACAGGAG GACCAATCCCTGATGGAGCCGATGCAGTTGTGCAGGTAGAGGATACTGAAATCATCAGGAGTGATTCAGTTGGGTTGAGCCGAGTAAGAATATTGGTGAAAACTAGTCAGGGAGTTGATATTCGCCCTGTG GGATGTGACATTGAAAAAGATACTGTAGTGTTAAAATCAGGTGAACGATTAGGCGTTGCAGAAATCGGGCTACTTGCAACCGTGGGTGTAGTGGAAGTGAAG GTATATCCTACGCCTATAATTGCTGTGCTATCCACTGGTGATGAACTTGTAGATCCAACTACAAGGTGTTTGGGCCGTGGTCAG ATTAGGGACTCTAACCGTGCTATGATGCTGGCTGCTGCGGCACAGCATCAATGCAAAGTTGTGGACCTTGGTATAGCtcctgatgatgaagaagagacTAAGAAAATTTTGAATCGTGCTTTCTCTTCTGGGATTCATATCATTATAACTTCTGGAGGAGTTTCCATGGGGGACAGGGACTATATCAAGCCTTTGCTTGAAAAGAGAGGAAAAGTTCATTTTGACAAG GTTCGCATGAAACCAGGAAAGCCTTTTACATTTGCAGAGATTGTTGCAGAACCAGGGGACAGCACTAAAGTTGATAAAATTCTTGCATTTGGTTTACCTGGAAATCCAGTGAGCTGTTTAGTCTGTTTTCACCTCTTTGTGGTTCCATCAATACGCCATGTTGCTGGATGGGAAAACCCCTACCCACTGAG AGTGCTCGCACGCCTTAAGCATTCCATTAAGACAGATGCAGGCCGTCCAGAATTTCATCGTGCTATTGTCAAATGGGAGGCTGTTGATGGTTTAGGCAATCAAGG ATTTGTTGCTGAGAGCACTGGTCATCAGATGAGCAGCAGACTTTTGAGTATGAAGTCTGCAAATGCTTTGTTGGAAATGCCGGCATCTGGGGGCTTAGTATCTGCTGGAACCTCTGTGACAGCAGTAGTCATTTCTAGTCTGAGTGACTTCGCAGGGAGTATGAGGTCTTCACCAGTTTCAAGTCATGCTCCCAGACCTGATGGATCACTAGTAACTGTAAATGCATCTCAACATTCTGAATTTACTGTGGCAGTCCTCACAGTCAGTGATACTGTTGCATCAGGGTCTGGTCCTGATAGGAG TGGTCCACGGGCAGTCTCTGTTGTAAATTCTTCATCAGAAAAATTAGGAGGGGCGAAAGTAGTTGCAACAGCTGTGGTTTCTGATGACATACCCAAGATTAAAGACATATTGCAAAAATGGAGTGATGTTGACAATATTGATCTAATTATCACACTTG GTGGCACTGGCTTCACCTCAAGGGATGTTACTCCCGAGGCAACAAAGGATATAATAGAGAAGGAGACTCCTGGTCTTCTACATGTAATGATGCAAGAAAGTTTGAAG GTTACACCATTTGCGATGTTATCACGATCTGCAGCTGGAATAAGAGGATCTACGTTG ATAATCAACATGCCAGGAAATCCTAATGCAGTCGCCGAGTGTATGGAAGCTTTGTTGCCTGCTCTTAAGCACGCCCTGAAACAGATAAAAGGGGACAAGAGAGAGAAGCATCCCCGTCACATCCCTCATGCACAAGCTGTTCCAACGGACACATGGGAACAAAGTTATAAATCAGCTTCTACAACAGACAAAGCGGCTGGTTGTTCATGTTCACATTAA
- the LOC141683026 gene encoding indole-3-pyruvate monooxygenase YUCCA6-like, with product MDYLKERAWKESNDHHHVHTGPSPRCVFVPGPVIVGAGPSGLAVAACLKQRGIPSIIIERTNCVASLWQLKSYDRLRLHLPKQFCELPLMPFPQTYPTYPTKQQFVTYLEDYATKFDINPLFNECVESAEFDSSIGFWRVKSVGIVKNGEEGSDHEFVCRWLVVATGENAEEVVPEIRGIKEFKGQIVHTSCYKSGDAFKGQKVLVVGCGNSGMEVCLDLCNHYASPSLVVRDAVHVLPREMLGSSTFGLSMWLLKWFPVRVVDTFLLIVCRVLLGDTSKLGLVRPRIGPLELKSSAGKTPVLDTGTLDRIKKGDIKVVPGIQRLTRQTAEFVNGKKEDFDAIILATGYKSNVPSWLKEKEMFSEKDGFPRQPFPNGWKGEGGLYAVGFTKRGLLGASMDARRIAEDIEGCWKAEVKNLTPLSRSYSP from the exons aTGGATTATTTAAAAGAAAGGGCATGGAAAGAATCGAATGATCATCATCATGTACATACTGGCCCTAGCCCTAGATGTGTTTTCGTGCCCGGTCCGGTGATCGTAGGAGCTGGACCGTCCGGTTTAGCGGTGGCTGCATGTCTGAAACAACGTGGAATACCTAGTATTATCATCGAAAGAACAAATTGTGTAGCTTCTTTATGGCAActcaaaagttatgatcgtttaCGTCTCCATTTACCTAAGCAATTTTGTGAGCTTCCTCTCATGCCTTTCCCTCAAACCTATCCAACTTACCCTACTAAGCAACAATTTGTGACCTACTTGGAAGATTACGCGACAAAATTCGATATCAACCCATTGTTCAATGAGTGTGTGGAGAGTGCTGAGTTTGATTCGAGTATCGGGTTTTGGCGCGTGAAGAGCGTGGGGATTGTGAAGAATGGGGAGGAGGGTAGTGATCATGAGTTTGTTTGTCGGTGGTTGGTGGTGGCTACCGGGGAAAATGCGGAGGAGGTTGTACCGGAGATTCGAGGAATCAAGGAATTTAAGGGACAAATAGTGCATACTAGTTGTTATAAAAGTGGTGATGCATTTAAAGGCCAAAAAGTTTTGGTTGTTGGTTGTGGAAATTCAGGAATGGAAGTTTGTTTAGATCTTTGCAATCATTATGCTTCTCCTTCCCTTGTTGTTAGAGATGCT GTACATGTTCTGCCAAGAGAGATGCTTGGAAGCTCAACTTTCGGGCTGTCAATGTGGCTGCTCAAGTGGTTTCCTGTCCGAGTTGTCGATACTTTCTTGTTGATTGTTTGTAGAGTTTTGCTCGGAGATACTTCTAAACTTGGCCTTGTTCGACCACGAATCGGACCTCTGGAGCTCAAGAGTTCAGCCGGGAAAACACCCGTGTTGGATACGGGGACACTTGATAGGATTAAAAAAGGTGACATCAAG GTAGTTCCCGGGATTCAGAGGTTAACAAGACAAACTGCAGAGTTTGTGAATGGTAAAAAAGAAGATTTTGATGCAATAATCTTAGCAACTGGTTACAAAAGCAATGTACCCTCTTGGCTAAAG GAGAAAGAAATGTTTTCAGAGAAAGACGGGTTTCCTCGACAGCCATTCCCTAACGGCTGGAAAGGCGAGGGCGGGCTATACGCAGTGGGGTTCACAAAACGTGGCCTCCTCGGGGCATCCATGGATGCAAGACGAATTGCAGAGGATATCGAAGGGTGTTGGAAGGCAGAGGTCAAGAATCTGACGCCTTTGTCGCGGTCATATTCACCCTAA